From one Halothece sp. PCC 7418 genomic stretch:
- a CDS encoding bifunctional sterol desaturase/short chain dehydrogenase — MLMEWFRWGAIALMSVVWVELIRDSYHLLSHFWKPLYRLHQIHHRVFRPDLSVPDESLYRRSQWQNDVPECLVMLVGSVFPALLVSEWVAWTGTVYTSGFLLSAIARGSGLAYADELTDLTHRPGEFTALPGQWRVNRPYHWRHHFDNQKAYYCSTFTIVDKLVGSALSLKGKRVAVTGASGTLGKALLETLRDRGAKVTAFSSKTQPIVLKDGTEIHPLTWESGKENELAESLEKIDILILNHGINVHGERTETAIDTSYQINAFSSWRLMEAFLKTVRTNEDKVRKEIWVNTSEAEVSPAVSPLYELSKRTLGDLVTLRRLDSPCVIRKLILGPFKSNLNPIGVMSASWVAKQIVNLAVRDFRNIIVTVNPLTYLLFPIKEFFVSTYFKLFTRSSQK; from the coding sequence ATGTTAATGGAATGGTTTCGGTGGGGCGCGATCGCGCTGATGAGCGTTGTTTGGGTCGAATTAATTAGAGATAGTTATCATCTATTATCCCATTTTTGGAAACCATTATATCGGTTGCATCAGATTCATCACCGTGTTTTTCGTCCTGATCTCAGTGTGCCCGATGAAAGTTTATATCGACGGTCACAATGGCAAAATGATGTTCCAGAATGCTTGGTGATGTTAGTGGGAAGTGTTTTCCCCGCTTTATTGGTTTCCGAGTGGGTTGCTTGGACTGGAACAGTTTACACCAGTGGATTTTTGTTAAGCGCGATCGCGCGAGGCAGTGGTTTGGCTTATGCAGATGAACTAACTGATCTCACTCATCGTCCTGGAGAGTTTACCGCCCTTCCGGGTCAGTGGCGGGTGAATCGTCCTTACCATTGGCGACATCACTTTGATAATCAGAAAGCCTACTACTGCAGTACATTTACAATTGTGGATAAATTAGTTGGGAGCGCTTTATCGTTGAAAGGAAAGCGAGTTGCGGTGACGGGGGCTTCGGGAACCTTAGGAAAAGCCTTATTAGAAACCTTGCGCGATCGCGGTGCAAAAGTAACGGCTTTCAGTTCTAAAACGCAACCGATTGTCCTTAAAGATGGTACAGAAATCCATCCCCTCACGTGGGAAAGTGGTAAAGAAAATGAACTTGCAGAATCTTTAGAAAAGATTGATATTTTAATCTTAAATCATGGAATTAATGTTCATGGTGAGAGAACCGAAACTGCAATTGATACCTCTTATCAGATTAATGCGTTTTCTAGTTGGCGATTAATGGAAGCCTTTTTAAAAACCGTTCGTACGAATGAAGATAAAGTGCGTAAAGAAATTTGGGTCAATACATCAGAAGCAGAAGTGAGTCCTGCGGTTAGTCCCCTTTATGAACTTTCAAAACGGACTTTAGGCGATTTAGTGACTCTGCGTCGTCTAGATTCCCCTTGTGTTATTCGTAAGCTGATTTTAGGACCCTTTAAGAGTAATTTAAATCCGATTGGTGTGATGTCTGCATCTTGGGTGGCGAAACAAATTGTTAATTTAGCGGTGCGCGATTTTCGCAATATTATTGTTACCGTTAATCCCTTAACGTACTTGCTCTTTCCAATCAAAGAATTTTTTGTTTCTACTTACTTTAAGTTATTTACTCGTAGCAGTCAAAAGTAA
- a CDS encoding sulfotransferase family 2 domain-containing protein, producing MPRFFRYSNKTYNGLNNNPQHKFAQKHALSIYRLDTIYSFIPKNACSTMRTTIAYENGCIDRPSDFNWIHKNNYTFTASLSELAKAKYTFTILRCPFSRLVSAYLDKIISRDREAWEYIDLHHRKIQMEDITFDFLSKVCLRILLKMVIFIGDPKIIF from the coding sequence ATGCCACGTTTCTTTCGATATAGTAATAAAACTTATAACGGTCTAAATAATAATCCACAGCATAAATTTGCTCAAAAGCACGCTCTCAGCATCTATAGACTAGACACAATTTATAGTTTTATTCCTAAAAATGCTTGCTCGACCATGAGGACGACTATTGCTTATGAAAACGGTTGTATTGATCGTCCATCAGACTTCAATTGGATTCATAAGAATAATTATACTTTTACAGCCTCTTTATCTGAATTAGCGAAAGCAAAATATACTTTTACAATCTTACGTTGTCCTTTTTCTCGACTGGTTAGTGCTTATTTAGATAAAATTATAAGTCGGGATCGGGAAGCATGGGAATATATTGACCTTCATCATCGTAAAATTCAGATGGAAGATATTACCTTTGATTTTTTGTCAAAAGTATGTCTAAGAATCCTATTAAAAATGGTAATATTCATTGGAGACCCCAAAATAATTTTCTAG
- a CDS encoding Uma2 family endonuclease, producing the protein MTSVVPTPDITPPPTQDELPCDDGIPMESQRHKMQMDLLLDTLQFWLDQREDGYISGNMFVYFSTRQIRNQDFRGPDFFAVVGVPKKERKSWVVWEEGQAPNVVIELLSDSTRNEDKTWKKEIYQNQLRVPEYFWYDPFNPEDWAGFYLKGGEYEPLERDRNNRYISHELGLALVQWFGTYKDVETVWLRWETLEGELLPTERELSQQAQQQAQQAQQKNEKLAAKLLELGIDPDEL; encoded by the coding sequence ATGACATCAGTTGTTCCCACGCCAGACATTACTCCTCCTCCCACCCAAGATGAACTCCCTTGTGATGATGGTATCCCCATGGAAAGCCAACGCCACAAAATGCAAATGGATCTCCTTCTCGATACCTTGCAATTTTGGTTAGACCAGCGCGAGGATGGTTACATTAGCGGGAATATGTTTGTTTACTTTAGTACCCGCCAAATTCGTAATCAAGACTTTCGCGGTCCCGATTTTTTTGCGGTGGTTGGCGTTCCCAAAAAAGAACGGAAAAGCTGGGTGGTGTGGGAAGAAGGACAAGCCCCAAATGTGGTCATTGAACTCCTATCAGACAGTACCCGTAACGAGGATAAAACGTGGAAAAAAGAGATTTATCAAAATCAACTGCGTGTTCCTGAGTATTTCTGGTACGATCCCTTTAATCCTGAGGATTGGGCGGGTTTTTATCTTAAAGGCGGTGAATATGAACCCTTAGAACGCGATCGAAACAACCGCTATATTTCTCATGAGTTAGGACTGGCTTTAGTACAGTGGTTTGGGACGTATAAAGATGTGGAAACGGTCTGGTTGCGTTGGGAAACGTTAGAGGGTGAATTACTTCCCACGGAACGCGAGTTATCTCAGCAGGCGCAACAGCAAGCTCAGCAGGCGCAACAAAAAAATGAAAAACTGGCTGCTAAGTTGCTAGAGTTGGGAATTGATCCTGATGAACTATAG
- a CDS encoding Rne/Rng family ribonuclease has protein sequence MPKQIIIAEQHHTAAIFSENLIEEMVIATGNQQIGDIFLGVVENVIPGIDAAFVNIGDAERNGFIHVTDLGPLRLKRSAGAITELVTPQQKALVQVMKEPTGNKGPRLTGNISLPGRYLVLMPYGRGVNLSRRIKKDSERSRLRALAILVKPAGMGLLVRTEAEGQPEEAIIEDLEALKQQWESIQQAANTARPPALLNRDDDFIQRVLRDIYTSEVNRIVVDSNIGVKRVKQQLASWNGGKLPNGVLVDHHREKQPILEYFRVNAAIREALKPRVDLPSGGYIIIEPTEALTVIDVNSGSFTRSATSRETVLWTNCEAAVEIARQLLLRKIGGVIIVDFIDMDSRQDQMKVLEYFEQSLKKDKARPQISQLSELGLIELTRKRQGQSLYEIFGQTCPSCGGLGHLVHLPGEQEAVAAVSVSGIPSLPRVSTKETQEKPVEASPTPSIPYSPPEESSDLELVNHPSYQESSADSVTRRRRRRTIEPPTKADSSPKPKVNNGVKGTSKESDSSQKNGKDTSKEVKTKAGARSPQREEPKKKIAVEMTPLEQDMYALMGLSPLVRLDEDVDRRKTLVYAVAPGEKSSETNGQEGNIETKTPDNGDKVTEEKTTEETAATVNAEASTPDVTTETVEPEATSEEVSSVSEAPEQTPPTETQAEQTETQSVSTEEPPQEQKVVRRRRRRSSAREN, from the coding sequence ATGCCAAAACAAATTATTATTGCAGAGCAACACCACACTGCTGCAATTTTTTCAGAAAATCTGATTGAAGAGATGGTGATTGCCACAGGAAATCAACAAATTGGCGATATTTTTCTGGGCGTTGTCGAAAATGTTATTCCAGGTATTGATGCAGCTTTTGTTAATATTGGCGATGCGGAACGCAATGGGTTCATTCACGTTACAGATTTAGGACCCTTACGCTTAAAGCGCAGTGCGGGCGCAATTACTGAGTTAGTGACTCCCCAACAAAAGGCGTTGGTTCAGGTGATGAAAGAGCCAACGGGAAACAAGGGGCCTCGACTGACAGGGAATATTAGCTTACCTGGACGCTATTTGGTACTCATGCCTTACGGACGAGGGGTTAATCTCTCCCGACGGATTAAAAAAGACAGTGAACGCAGTCGCCTCCGTGCTTTAGCGATTTTAGTCAAACCTGCAGGAATGGGCTTGTTAGTCCGCACCGAAGCAGAAGGACAACCAGAAGAAGCAATTATTGAAGATTTAGAAGCCCTGAAACAACAGTGGGAGTCGATTCAACAAGCTGCAAACACCGCCCGTCCTCCCGCTTTGTTAAACCGTGATGATGATTTTATTCAACGGGTTTTACGGGATATTTATACGAGTGAAGTGAACCGCATTGTGGTTGACTCGAATATTGGCGTTAAGCGGGTGAAACAACAACTCGCCAGTTGGAATGGCGGAAAGTTACCCAATGGTGTTTTAGTGGATCATCACCGAGAAAAACAGCCGATTTTAGAGTATTTTCGGGTCAATGCAGCGATTCGAGAAGCCCTGAAGCCGAGAGTGGATTTGCCTTCGGGCGGGTATATCATTATTGAGCCAACGGAAGCTCTAACGGTGATTGATGTTAACTCTGGGTCGTTTACACGCTCAGCAACGTCTCGGGAAACGGTACTCTGGACAAACTGTGAAGCAGCAGTAGAAATTGCTCGTCAGTTATTGCTACGGAAGATTGGCGGGGTGATTATTGTGGATTTTATTGACATGGACTCCCGTCAGGATCAAATGAAGGTTCTGGAATATTTTGAACAATCCCTGAAGAAAGATAAAGCCCGTCCGCAGATTTCTCAACTCTCGGAGTTAGGATTGATTGAGTTGACCCGTAAACGCCAAGGACAAAGCCTTTATGAGATTTTTGGACAAACTTGTCCCAGTTGTGGCGGGTTAGGTCATTTAGTGCATTTACCAGGGGAACAAGAAGCGGTTGCTGCGGTTTCTGTCTCGGGGATTCCCTCTCTCCCCAGAGTATCGACCAAAGAGACTCAGGAAAAACCAGTAGAAGCGTCTCCAACTCCCTCTATTCCTTATTCTCCCCCAGAAGAAAGTTCAGATTTGGAGTTAGTGAATCATCCCAGTTATCAAGAGTCGAGTGCAGATAGTGTGACTCGTCGTCGCCGTCGTCGTACCATTGAGCCACCGACGAAAGCAGACTCTAGTCCGAAACCGAAAGTCAATAATGGGGTGAAAGGAACAAGTAAAGAGTCCGATTCTAGTCAAAAGAATGGAAAAGATACAAGTAAGGAGGTGAAAACGAAAGCTGGAGCGCGATCGCCGCAACGAGAAGAACCGAAGAAAAAAATTGCGGTGGAAATGACACCGCTAGAACAGGATATGTATGCGCTGATGGGGTTATCGCCGTTAGTACGGTTAGATGAAGATGTAGATCGACGGAAAACACTGGTTTACGCCGTAGCGCCAGGAGAAAAAAGTTCAGAAACCAACGGTCAAGAGGGCAATATTGAAACCAAAACACCTGATAATGGTGACAAGGTTACTGAGGAGAAGACAACTGAGGAAACAGCAGCAACGGTCAATGCGGAAGCCTCAACCCCAGACGTGACAACGGAAACGGTAGAACCAGAAGCGACCTCGGAAGAAGTCTCTAGCGTTTCTGAAGCCCCAGAGCAAACACCCCCCACGGAAACTCAAGCCGAACAGACTGAAACTCAATCTGTATCCACAGAAGAACCCCCGCAAGAGCAAAAGGTGGTTCGTCGCCGTCGTCGTCGCTCTTCTGCAAGAGAAAATTAA
- a CDS encoding glucose-1-phosphate adenylyltransferase, which produces MKRVLSIILGGGAGTRLYPLTKLRAKPAVPLAGKYRLIDIPVSNCINSGLEKIYVLTQFNSASLNRHISRTYNFSGFTDGFTEVLAAQQTPQSPNWFQGTADAVRKYLWLFQEWDVDEYLILSGDHLYRMDYDKFIQHHRDTNADITLSVIPIDEKRASSFGLMKIDDSGRIIDFSEKPKGDDLRKMKVDTTTLGLDAEQAQQMPYIASMGIYVFKKEVLGELLQANHEQTDFGKEIIPGAAPNHRVQAYLFNGYWEDIGTIEAFYKANLGLTMQPEPPFSFYDKDAPIYTRARYLPPTKLLHCDVTESIIGEGCILKECTVSNSVLGIRTRIEKGCSVENSMIMGADYYESHAERSSGGRQDNQIPIGIGENSKIRRAIVDKNARIGKNVLIMNKDRVEEANREDEGFYIRSGIVVILKNATIADDTVI; this is translated from the coding sequence ATGAAAAGAGTTTTAAGTATCATTCTCGGTGGGGGTGCGGGTACACGCCTGTATCCTTTAACTAAATTACGCGCCAAACCAGCCGTTCCCCTCGCTGGAAAATATCGCCTGATTGATATTCCAGTAAGTAACTGTATTAACTCAGGTTTGGAGAAAATTTATGTGTTGACTCAATTCAACTCAGCTTCTTTAAACCGTCATATCAGCCGAACCTATAACTTTTCTGGCTTCACCGATGGCTTTACGGAAGTTCTCGCAGCCCAACAAACCCCACAAAGCCCAAATTGGTTTCAAGGAACAGCAGATGCAGTTCGGAAGTATCTCTGGCTGTTTCAAGAGTGGGATGTGGATGAATATCTAATTTTATCGGGTGATCATCTTTATCGCATGGACTATGATAAATTCATTCAGCATCACCGAGACACCAATGCGGATATTACGCTCTCTGTCATTCCCATTGATGAAAAACGCGCCAGCAGTTTCGGCTTGATGAAAATTGATGATTCGGGACGAATTATTGATTTCAGTGAGAAACCCAAAGGCGATGACCTCCGCAAAATGAAAGTGGATACAACGACTCTCGGGCTAGATGCTGAACAAGCGCAACAAATGCCTTATATTGCTTCTATGGGCATCTATGTTTTCAAGAAGGAAGTCTTAGGGGAATTATTACAGGCGAACCACGAACAAACCGACTTCGGGAAAGAGATTATTCCAGGTGCTGCGCCAAATCATCGGGTACAGGCTTACTTATTTAACGGCTATTGGGAAGATATCGGAACCATTGAAGCCTTCTATAAAGCCAACTTGGGCTTAACCATGCAGCCCGAACCGCCGTTTAGTTTTTATGATAAGGATGCGCCGATTTATACCCGCGCTCGCTATCTCCCACCGACGAAGCTGTTACATTGCGATGTCACTGAATCCATCATTGGCGAAGGCTGTATCCTGAAAGAATGCACCGTTAGCAATTCGGTTTTAGGAATTCGGACACGGATTGAAAAAGGCTGTTCGGTTGAGAATAGTATGATTATGGGCGCGGATTACTATGAATCTCATGCGGAAAGATCCTCTGGCGGTCGTCAGGATAATCAAATTCCCATTGGGATTGGAGAAAATAGTAAAATCCGTCGCGCGATCGTGGATAAAAACGCCCGTATTGGTAAAAATGTTTTAATCATGAACAAAGATCGGGTAGAAGAAGCCAATCGAGAAGATGAGGGCTTCTATATTCGCAGTGGAATCGTCGTGATCCTCAAAAACGCAACGATCGCTGACGATACTGTGATCTAG
- a CDS encoding RuBisCO accumulation factor 1: protein MPEQSQASSLSEEQAQELFRQLRQKEGNWVEWGKSCQQLQKAGYNTQTIFEGTGFEPIHQNQVIVAAQVYDSLLQVGIEDPVKTRFTNGGSDILYEFRVLPPKERAQAATLAVEKNLTQPQAHDIAKAIKDFSDLRSLPEGFTDTAGDAVAYHYWKLARGKKDLQARSRLIAQGLRYVESNTAREKIESLLSDFTVVPTTPAPKLPLYRLEQEEELPRILPVAPSLKISAAQFQNYSQPEAKGLFSVTKLSGEGDCVALPGWQMICAARDPIALPCTREELPKSDTLANEPLLLVVDRADREWYLHSYFLVAQGEGLAVQWFEQAPNEELLGKLILILRPKRIVDEGAIAQSWQIEE from the coding sequence ATGCCAGAACAGTCTCAAGCCTCTTCTCTCTCGGAAGAACAAGCCCAAGAATTATTTCGACAACTCCGTCAAAAAGAAGGAAACTGGGTGGAGTGGGGAAAATCCTGTCAACAGCTACAGAAAGCGGGATACAATACGCAAACGATTTTTGAAGGGACGGGTTTTGAACCGATTCACCAAAATCAAGTGATTGTTGCTGCACAAGTTTATGATAGCTTGTTGCAAGTGGGCATAGAAGACCCCGTAAAAACTCGTTTCACCAACGGGGGAAGTGATATTCTGTATGAGTTTCGGGTTTTACCGCCCAAAGAACGCGCCCAAGCAGCCACGCTGGCGGTGGAGAAGAATCTAACCCAACCCCAAGCCCATGATATCGCAAAGGCGATTAAGGATTTTTCTGACTTACGCTCGCTTCCCGAAGGATTTACCGATACCGCAGGGGATGCAGTGGCTTATCATTATTGGAAACTGGCGCGGGGAAAAAAGGACTTACAAGCGCGATCGCGCCTCATTGCTCAAGGATTACGCTATGTGGAGTCAAACACCGCCAGAGAAAAAATCGAAAGCCTCCTCAGCGATTTTACTGTTGTCCCCACGACACCTGCGCCCAAATTACCCCTCTATCGTCTTGAACAAGAAGAAGAACTCCCTCGCATTCTCCCTGTTGCTCCCAGTTTAAAGATTTCTGCTGCTCAGTTTCAGAATTATTCCCAACCTGAAGCCAAAGGTCTCTTTAGCGTGACTAAACTTTCTGGAGAAGGCGATTGCGTGGCGCTTCCAGGATGGCAAATGATTTGTGCTGCTCGAGATCCGATCGCGCTACCCTGTACTCGGGAAGAACTGCCAAAATCAGACACTCTGGCGAATGAACCGTTATTATTAGTCGTCGATCGCGCTGATCGAGAGTGGTATCTCCACAGTTACTTTCTGGTGGCGCAAGGGGAAGGTTTAGCGGTGCAATGGTTTGAACAAGCTCCCAACGAGGAACTGTTAGGAAAACTAATTTTAATTTTACGTCCGAAACGAATTGTTGATGAAGGCGCGATCGCGCAAAGTTGGCAAATCGAAGAATAA
- a CDS encoding photosystem I assembly protein Ycf3, with translation MPRTQRNDNFIDKSFTVMADLILKMLPTGKQSKEAFTYYRDGMSAQSDGEYAEALDNYHEALKLEEDPNDRSYVLYNIGLIHTSNGEYEKALQYYQEAIEVNPRLPQALNNIAVIYHHQGDLAKQDGREEEAEAFFDQAAEYWKDAIRLAPNNYIEAQNWLKTTGRSDIDVYF, from the coding sequence ATGCCACGGACTCAACGCAACGATAACTTTATTGATAAGTCATTTACAGTCATGGCAGACTTGATTTTAAAGATGCTGCCAACGGGAAAACAATCGAAAGAAGCCTTCACCTATTACCGAGATGGAATGTCAGCGCAGTCTGATGGGGAATATGCAGAGGCTTTAGACAACTATCATGAAGCTCTTAAACTGGAAGAAGATCCCAACGATCGCAGCTATGTCTTGTACAATATAGGCTTGATTCACACCAGTAACGGTGAGTACGAAAAAGCTCTCCAGTATTACCAAGAAGCCATTGAAGTTAATCCTCGTCTTCCCCAAGCCCTCAACAATATCGCGGTGATTTACCATCATCAAGGAGATTTGGCGAAACAAGACGGGCGAGAAGAAGAAGCAGAGGCTTTCTTTGATCAGGCTGCGGAATATTGGAAAGATGCGATCCGACTGGCTCCCAATAATTATATTGAAGCGCAAAATTGGTTAAAAACCACGGGTCGGTCTGATATAGACGTTTATTTCTAA
- the gatC gene encoding Asp-tRNA(Asn)/Glu-tRNA(Gln) amidotransferase subunit GatC, whose amino-acid sequence MIDLEQVKKVAHLARLELTPEEEQQFTTQLSGILEYVEQLNELDTTDVPPTTRAIDVSNITREDKCYPYSEQEALLDQAPEREDTFFRVPQIMSSDE is encoded by the coding sequence ATGATTGATCTTGAACAAGTGAAAAAAGTTGCTCATCTGGCGCGGTTGGAGTTAACACCAGAAGAGGAACAACAATTTACAACTCAACTCAGTGGTATTTTGGAATATGTGGAACAACTGAACGAGTTAGACACCACCGATGTTCCCCCAACGACTCGCGCGATCGATGTCAGCAATATCACGCGAGAAGATAAATGCTACCCTTACTCCGAACAGGAAGCCCTATTGGATCAAGCCCCAGAGCGTGAAGATACCTTCTTCCGTGTGCCACAAATCATGAGTAGTGACGAGTAA
- a CDS encoding SDR family oxidoreductase — MDSVEDKIVLITGASSGIGAACAKLFAQGKAKLILNARREETLKKLAAELEEDYGTQCYLLPFDVRDRATIERTMTSLPPAWSNIDILINNAGLSRGLDPLQDGKIQDWEEMIDTNIKGLLYMTRYITPGMVERGKGHVINIGSIAGHETYPKGNVYCATKAAVRAISEGLKKDLLGTPVRVSCIDPGLVETEFSLVRFRGEAEKAAKTYQGLTPLTPEDIADVIYFCATRPPHVNISEMLVIPTDQSGATMVHRRNE, encoded by the coding sequence ATGGATTCGGTTGAAGATAAAATTGTTTTGATTACAGGTGCAAGTAGCGGGATTGGGGCTGCTTGTGCCAAACTATTTGCTCAGGGAAAAGCCAAGTTAATTCTCAATGCGCGTCGGGAAGAAACCTTAAAAAAACTGGCTGCGGAATTAGAAGAAGATTATGGGACGCAGTGTTATTTATTGCCTTTTGATGTGCGCGATCGCGCCACCATTGAACGCACGATGACTTCCCTCCCTCCTGCATGGTCAAACATTGATATATTGATCAATAATGCAGGGCTAAGTCGTGGGTTAGATCCCCTCCAAGACGGCAAAATCCAAGACTGGGAAGAGATGATCGACACCAATATCAAAGGCTTACTCTACATGACGCGCTATATTACCCCAGGGATGGTCGAACGAGGAAAGGGTCATGTTATTAATATTGGCTCGATTGCAGGACATGAAACCTATCCCAAAGGGAATGTGTATTGTGCCACGAAAGCAGCCGTCCGCGCGATTTCAGAAGGCTTAAAAAAAGATTTACTCGGAACACCTGTGCGCGTGAGTTGTATTGATCCAGGTTTAGTAGAAACCGAATTTAGTTTAGTGCGCTTTCGCGGGGAAGCGGAAAAAGCAGCCAAAACTTACCAAGGGTTAACCCCCCTAACTCCAGAAGATATCGCCGATGTGATTTACTTTTGTGCCACTCGTCCCCCTCACGTTAACATCAGTGAAATGCTAGTCATCCCCACCGATCAAAGTGGCGCAACCATGGTGCATCGACGCAATGAATAA
- a CDS encoding GNAT family N-acetyltransferase → MQIQFCDDPDKIDLATLQNLFNLCAFWAEGRSQDGLAIAIANSNPVITVWEGERLIGFSRATTDCVYRATIWDVVVHPEYRGIGLGSTLVETMLAHPRLCNVERVYLMTTYQQNFYKQIGFQENQTTTMVIYNHDFPQHHIATQELIINNQETI, encoded by the coding sequence ATGCAAATTCAATTTTGTGATGACCCAGATAAAATAGACCTTGCGACGTTGCAAAATCTCTTCAATCTCTGCGCGTTTTGGGCAGAAGGACGTAGCCAAGACGGGTTAGCCATCGCAATTGCCAATAGTAACCCCGTGATTACCGTTTGGGAAGGAGAACGCTTAATTGGCTTTTCGCGGGCGACAACAGACTGTGTTTATCGCGCTACAATTTGGGATGTTGTCGTCCATCCAGAATATCGAGGCATTGGGTTAGGAAGTACCTTAGTGGAAACGATGCTCGCTCATCCTCGTCTGTGTAATGTGGAACGAGTTTATTTAATGACGACCTATCAACAAAACTTTTATAAACAAATTGGCTTTCAGGAAAATCAGACAACAACTATGGTTATCTATAATCACGATTTTCCCCAACACCATATCGCTACACAAGAATTAATCATTAATAATCAGGAGACCATTTAA
- the prfC gene encoding peptide chain release factor 3 yields the protein MSTLPLEQELKTAVESRRNFAIISHPDAGKTTLTEKLLLYGGAIHQAGAVKSKRAQKKATSDWMELEKQRGISITSTVLQFNYQDFQINLLDTPGHQDFSEDTYRTLAAADNAVMLIDAAKGLEPQTRKLFEVCRMRSLPIFTFANKMDRPSREPLELIDEIEQELGLQTYAVNWPIGMGDRFKGVYDRRSQQIHLFQRTAHGSTQAETTVISLGDPKIEEILDQDLYFQLKDEIEIIEEVAPDFDLERIHNGELTPMFFGSAMTNFGVQLFLDAFLEYAQPPEAHQSSRGEMNPTYPDFTGFVFKLQANMDPKHRDRVAFVRVCTGKFEKDMSVNHARTGKSVRLSRPQKLFAQDRDSIDEAYPGDVIGLNNPGMFAIGDTVYAGKKVVYEGIPCFSPELFAYLKNPNPSKFKQFHKGVTELREEGAIQIMYSKDESKRDPILAAVGQLQIEVVQYRMENEYGVETSLEMLPYKVARWVTGGWEALEKAGRLFNTVTVKDIWERPVLLFKNQWNLDQIQGDHPELKLSATAPVGVGLEPDV from the coding sequence ATGTCAACACTTCCCCTCGAACAAGAACTCAAAACTGCCGTTGAATCTCGACGCAACTTTGCCATTATTTCTCACCCTGACGCAGGGAAAACCACTCTCACCGAAAAACTGCTTCTCTATGGAGGCGCGATCCATCAAGCAGGCGCAGTAAAGTCGAAACGGGCGCAAAAAAAAGCGACTTCCGACTGGATGGAACTAGAAAAACAACGGGGGATTTCCATTACTTCTACAGTCTTGCAGTTTAACTATCAAGACTTTCAGATTAACCTCTTAGATACCCCAGGTCACCAAGATTTTAGTGAAGATACTTATCGGACGCTAGCTGCTGCGGATAATGCGGTGATGTTGATCGATGCAGCAAAAGGGCTAGAACCCCAAACCCGCAAACTGTTTGAAGTCTGTCGGATGCGATCGCTGCCTATTTTTACCTTTGCCAATAAAATGGATCGTCCGTCAAGAGAACCCCTGGAACTGATTGACGAAATCGAACAAGAATTAGGCTTACAAACCTACGCAGTTAATTGGCCCATTGGCATGGGCGATCGCTTTAAGGGAGTTTATGACCGTCGCAGTCAACAGATACACTTATTTCAGCGCACGGCTCATGGTAGCACTCAAGCAGAAACAACAGTGATTTCTTTGGGCGATCCGAAAATAGAAGAGATTTTAGACCAAGATCTCTACTTTCAACTCAAAGACGAAATTGAAATTATTGAAGAAGTCGCGCCAGATTTTGATCTCGAACGCATTCATAATGGGGAACTCACACCGATGTTCTTTGGGAGTGCGATGACAAACTTTGGGGTACAGTTATTTTTAGATGCCTTTTTAGAATATGCTCAACCGCCAGAAGCGCATCAGTCGTCGCGAGGAGAAATGAATCCCACTTATCCCGACTTTACAGGGTTTGTGTTCAAGCTCCAAGCCAATATGGATCCAAAACATCGCGATCGCGTTGCCTTTGTTCGGGTCTGCACCGGAAAATTTGAAAAGGATATGAGTGTCAATCATGCTCGTACAGGCAAAAGCGTCCGTCTGTCTCGTCCCCAAAAACTCTTTGCCCAAGACCGCGATTCGATTGATGAGGCATATCCAGGGGACGTAATTGGCTTAAATAATCCTGGAATGTTTGCCATTGGCGATACCGTCTATGCAGGGAAAAAAGTGGTTTATGAAGGGATTCCCTGCTTTTCCCCTGAACTCTTTGCCTATTTGAAAAACCCGAATCCTTCCAAGTTTAAGCAATTCCACAAAGGCGTGACTGAACTACGGGAAGAAGGGGCGATTCAAATCATGTATTCCAAAGATGAAAGCAAGCGCGATCCGATTCTCGCTGCTGTGGGACAACTGCAAATAGAAGTAGTCCAATATCGGATGGAAAATGAGTATGGGGTAGAAACGAGCCTCGAAATGCTCCCCTATAAAGTCGCCCGTTGGGTCACAGGGGGCTGGGAAGCCCTAGAAAAAGCAGGACGACTCTTTAACACCGTTACCGTTAAAGATATCTGGGAACGCCCCGTTCTGTTGTTTAAAAATCAATGGAACTTAGATCAAATTCAAGGGGATCATCCCGAACTGAAGTTAAGTGCCACTGCACCCGTAGGCGTGGGCTTAGAACCCGATGTTTAA